The following coding sequences lie in one Victivallis lenta genomic window:
- the radC gene encoding RadC family protein, whose protein sequence is MAGPQKNHADGHRQRLRERFLRAGLDGLLDYEAIELLLTYAVPRRDMKPLAKELLEAYGSIEKLLDATPADLLDRHGVGASGATLILLLRQLCAKYLEQKARNVDLIDSIEKAENFARMKIGGGRKETFMVMYLNSRNQLIEHQQFSGTVDRAAVYPREIAEFCLRVGATAVILIHNHPSGLCMPSDNDLLTTNRVLEALKTVHVRLVDHLIVTPGACMSFRARNLLK, encoded by the coding sequence ATGGCCGGTCCGCAGAAAAATCATGCCGACGGACACCGTCAGCGGCTGCGCGAACGTTTTCTGCGCGCCGGCCTTGACGGCCTCCTGGATTACGAGGCGATCGAACTTCTGCTGACCTATGCGGTTCCGCGCCGCGACATGAAGCCGCTCGCCAAGGAACTGCTCGAAGCTTACGGCTCCATCGAGAAGCTGCTCGACGCCACTCCGGCCGACCTGCTCGACCGCCACGGCGTCGGCGCTTCGGGCGCGACACTGATCCTGCTGCTCCGCCAGCTCTGTGCGAAGTATCTCGAGCAGAAGGCGCGCAACGTCGACCTGATCGATTCGATCGAGAAGGCGGAAAACTTCGCCCGCATGAAAATCGGCGGCGGCCGAAAAGAGACCTTCATGGTGATGTACCTGAACAGCCGGAACCAGCTCATCGAACATCAGCAGTTCTCCGGAACCGTCGACCGGGCTGCGGTTTATCCGCGCGAAATTGCGGAATTCTGCCTGCGCGTCGGCGCAACCGCAGTCATTCTCATCCACAATCACCCGAGCGGACTATGCATGCCGTCCGACAACGACCTGCTGACCACCAACCGGGTTCTGGAGGCGCTCAAGACGGTCCATGTCCGCCTTGTCGATCACCTGATCGTGACTCCGGGCGCCTGCATGAGCTTCCGCGCCCGGAATCTGCTGAAGTAA
- a CDS encoding DegT/DnrJ/EryC1/StrS family aminotransferase yields the protein MAVPLLDLKAQYASIKEEILKEISEISDSQYFILGPKVEKLEKEVAAYCASNFAVGVTSGSDALIIALMVEGIGPGDEVIIPPFTFFATAGAVVRVGATPVFADIDPVTYNIDPVKVAEKVTPRTKAIIPVHLFGQPADMDPIMEIAKKHNLVVIEDACQAIGSEYKGRRVGSIGDYGCFSFFPSKNLGCFGDGGMVTCNDPEKAKLLKIFRNHGQSGTYMHEYVGGNFRLDALQAGILSVKLPYLDGWSEARQHNAAEYDELFAAAGLDGKVSLPKKAAYPVRHIYNQYCIEVAGGRRDALVAHLREIGIGCAIYYPLSLHLQKCFADLGGKPGDYPVSEAASGRIMALPIYPESTAEQRRSVVDAIAAFLK from the coding sequence ATGGCGGTTCCGTTGCTTGACCTGAAGGCGCAGTACGCGTCGATCAAGGAGGAAATTCTCAAGGAGATTTCGGAGATTTCCGATTCTCAGTATTTCATTCTCGGCCCGAAGGTCGAGAAGCTCGAAAAAGAGGTCGCTGCGTATTGCGCCAGCAATTTCGCGGTCGGCGTCACCAGCGGTTCCGATGCGCTCATCATCGCGCTGATGGTCGAAGGCATCGGCCCCGGCGATGAGGTCATCATTCCGCCTTTCACCTTTTTTGCGACGGCCGGCGCGGTCGTCCGCGTCGGGGCGACTCCGGTATTTGCGGATATCGACCCGGTGACCTACAACATCGATCCGGTGAAGGTCGCGGAAAAGGTCACGCCGCGCACGAAGGCGATCATCCCGGTGCACCTCTTCGGCCAGCCGGCCGATATGGACCCGATCATGGAGATTGCGAAAAAGCACAATCTGGTCGTGATCGAAGACGCCTGTCAGGCGATCGGTTCCGAGTACAAGGGGCGCCGGGTCGGTTCGATCGGCGATTACGGCTGCTTCTCGTTTTTTCCGAGCAAGAACCTCGGCTGTTTCGGCGACGGCGGCATGGTCACCTGCAACGACCCCGAAAAGGCGAAGCTGCTGAAGATTTTCCGCAACCACGGCCAGAGCGGCACCTACATGCACGAGTATGTCGGCGGGAATTTCCGTCTCGACGCGCTGCAGGCCGGCATTTTGTCGGTCAAGCTGCCGTATCTCGACGGCTGGAGCGAAGCGCGCCAGCACAATGCGGCCGAATACGACGAACTGTTCGCCGCGGCCGGGCTCGACGGAAAGGTCTCGCTGCCGAAGAAGGCGGCTTATCCGGTCCGCCACATCTACAACCAGTACTGCATCGAAGTCGCCGGCGGCAGGCGCGACGCGCTGGTCGCCCATCTGCGTGAAATCGGCATCGGCTGCGCGATCTACTATCCGCTGTCGCTGCATCTGCAGAAATGCTTTGCGGATCTCGGCGGCAAGCCGGGCGACTATCCGGTCAGCGAAGCGGCGAGCGGCAGAATCATGGCGCTGCCGATCTACCCGGAGTCGACGGCGGAACAGCGCAGGAGCGTCGTCGACGCGATTGCGGCTTTCCTGAAATAA
- a CDS encoding flavodoxin family protein produces the protein MSNIKIAIVYFSKYGHTRLQAEAVRDGAASFKGSDVLLLDAAEAVRRIDELDAYDAIVFGSATYMGNMAAGMKSFLEATVTKWGSGKWKNKIAGGFTNSSNFSGDKLNTLQGMMIAAMQLGMIWVGVGDIVGSNEPGAESTVDGPGPDSLNRNSASIGPMASSFGVRTPDAPPAGDLKTAWNYGCRIAEITARFNP, from the coding sequence ATGTCAAACATCAAAATCGCGATCGTGTACTTTTCGAAGTACGGACACACCAGACTGCAGGCGGAGGCCGTCCGTGACGGGGCCGCGTCGTTCAAGGGGAGCGACGTCCTCCTGCTCGACGCCGCCGAAGCCGTCAGACGCATCGACGAGCTCGACGCATATGACGCCATCGTCTTCGGCAGCGCCACCTACATGGGCAACATGGCCGCCGGGATGAAAAGCTTTCTCGAGGCGACCGTGACGAAGTGGGGGTCCGGCAAGTGGAAAAATAAAATCGCCGGCGGATTCACGAACTCCAGCAACTTCTCGGGCGACAAGCTCAACACCCTGCAGGGGATGATGATCGCCGCCATGCAGCTCGGCATGATCTGGGTCGGCGTCGGCGACATCGTCGGCAGCAATGAGCCGGGCGCCGAATCGACGGTGGACGGTCCCGGTCCGGACAGCCTGAACCGCAACAGCGCCTCCATCGGCCCCATGGCCAGCAGCTTCGGCGTCAGAACGCCCGACGCGCCGCCGGCAGGCGACCTGAAAACCGCCTGGAATTACGGCTGCCGCATCGCCGAAATCACCGCGCGCTTCAACCCGTAA
- the bioD gene encoding dethiobiotin synthase, with the protein MSVYFISGIDTDIGKSVAVGMMARDLHRRGVRVITMKLVQTGNDGFSEDLDKHRAMMGVPPFPEDKAGLTAPQIFRFPASPHLAALLEKRELDLDAIRRAVTEVSKRYDVVLLEGAGGLAVPLTEELLTVDFAAELGCPLILVTSGRLGSLNHTILSIEAAASRGMVVAGTVYNRYPAADPTIDADSPRMIRKYLKRHRMPEVLVELPKVGEPLPDVDFSAIFGETAQ; encoded by the coding sequence ATGAGCGTCTATTTCATCTCCGGAATCGATACCGACATCGGCAAAAGCGTCGCGGTCGGCATGATGGCGCGCGACCTCCACCGGCGCGGCGTGCGGGTCATCACCATGAAGCTTGTCCAGACCGGCAACGACGGATTCTCCGAGGATCTCGACAAGCATCGGGCCATGATGGGAGTGCCTCCGTTTCCGGAGGACAAAGCCGGGCTGACTGCGCCGCAGATCTTCCGCTTTCCGGCTTCGCCGCATCTGGCGGCGCTGCTCGAAAAGCGCGAACTCGACCTTGACGCGATCCGCCGTGCGGTGACGGAGGTGTCGAAGCGTTACGACGTGGTCCTGCTTGAAGGGGCGGGCGGCCTCGCTGTTCCGCTGACCGAGGAGCTGCTGACCGTCGATTTCGCGGCGGAACTCGGCTGTCCGCTGATCCTCGTGACTTCCGGACGGCTCGGCAGTTTGAACCATACGATCCTGTCGATCGAAGCGGCCGCGAGCCGCGGGATGGTCGTCGCGGGAACCGTTTACAACCGTTATCCGGCCGCTGACCCGACCATCGATGCGGATTCGCCGCGCATGATCCGCAAATACCTGAAGCGGCACCGTATGCCGGAAGTCCTGGTCGAGCTGCCGAAGGTCGGAGAGCCGCTGCCGGACGTCGACTTCTCGGCGATCTTCGGGGAGACTGCGCAATGA
- the bioA gene encoding adenosylmethionine--8-amino-7-oxononanoate transaminase: protein MNREELLAFDRKHLWHPYASISAPPPVNLAVAAKGTHIRLDDGLELIDGISSWWCMAHGHNHPDIVAAIREQAGKFAQVMFAGFTHEPAIELAAELVKHTPAGVDKVFYADSGSVAVECAAKMAVQYQFAAGKPGRCRLAALRGGYHGDTAGAMALCDPDGMHQVFHGYLQRNVFLPQPRLGFDDAWDESEFAPMAELLDRHADEIAGVFIEPVFQGGNAMRFYHPMYMKRLREACSERGILLILDEIATGFGRIGRYFAGEYAGIVPDIMCVGKGLTGGAITLAAAVASTHVAEAISATSPGKFMHGPTFMANPIACAAGVASLRLFEKYDWRAKVAAIETQLKRELEPYREHPNVTDVRVLGAIGVLELRTPPSPVRVQQLVRETGVWLRPFGPWVYAMPPFVTPPEEVAAVTGAMGRMLE, encoded by the coding sequence ATGAACCGGGAAGAACTGCTCGCCTTCGACCGCAAGCACCTCTGGCACCCGTATGCGTCGATCTCCGCGCCGCCGCCCGTGAATCTCGCCGTCGCGGCAAAGGGGACGCACATCCGTCTCGACGACGGGCTCGAGCTCATCGACGGAATTTCAAGCTGGTGGTGCATGGCGCACGGGCACAACCACCCCGATATCGTCGCGGCGATCCGCGAACAGGCCGGAAAGTTCGCGCAGGTCATGTTTGCCGGGTTCACGCACGAGCCCGCAATCGAGCTTGCGGCGGAGCTGGTGAAACATACGCCGGCCGGAGTGGATAAGGTGTTCTACGCGGATTCCGGCTCCGTTGCGGTCGAGTGTGCGGCGAAGATGGCAGTTCAGTACCAGTTCGCCGCCGGGAAGCCGGGGCGCTGCCGGCTCGCCGCGCTGCGCGGCGGCTATCACGGCGATACGGCAGGCGCGATGGCGCTCTGCGACCCGGACGGCATGCATCAGGTCTTTCACGGCTATCTTCAGCGGAATGTGTTTCTGCCGCAGCCGCGTCTCGGTTTCGACGATGCGTGGGACGAATCGGAATTTGCGCCGATGGCGGAGCTGCTCGACCGTCATGCGGACGAGATCGCGGGGGTTTTCATCGAACCGGTTTTTCAGGGCGGAAACGCGATGCGTTTTTATCATCCGATGTACATGAAGCGGTTGCGCGAAGCGTGCAGCGAACGCGGCATCCTGCTGATTCTCGATGAAATCGCGACCGGTTTCGGCCGGATCGGGCGTTATTTCGCGGGCGAATATGCCGGAATCGTGCCGGACATCATGTGTGTCGGCAAGGGGCTGACCGGCGGAGCGATCACGCTTGCCGCGGCGGTCGCGTCGACGCATGTGGCGGAAGCCATCTCCGCAACGTCGCCCGGGAAATTCATGCATGGGCCGACGTTCATGGCGAACCCGATCGCCTGCGCGGCGGGAGTCGCCTCGCTGCGTCTTTTTGAGAAATACGACTGGCGCGCGAAGGTGGCCGCGATCGAAACACAGCTGAAACGCGAACTCGAACCGTACCGCGAACACCCGAATGTGACGGATGTGCGCGTCCTGGGAGCGATCGGGGTGCTGGAGCTCCGGACGCCGCCGTCGCCGGTGCGGGTGCAGCAGCTTGTGCGGGAGACGGGCGTCTGGCTGCGGCCGTTCGGGCCGTGGGTCTATGCAATGCCGCCGTTCGTCACGCCGCCGGAGGAGGTCGCCGCCGTAACCGGGGCCATGGGGCGCATGTTGGAGTAG
- a CDS encoding class I SAM-dependent RNA methyltransferase produces MRTGTEFQCEIETCALGGDGIARVDGEVVFLPGTLPGEKLIGRITAEKKNFSRAEIVRFGATSPHRVEPGCPYFGRCPGCRYLHADYAYETALKQRQLLDHMKAAGFECAPEAVAEPFAPKPELGYRNKIVLHTHKVKGETFFGYVMADNTTVTDIANCPLANPAINAELAGLRGDKGFLHSLHEGMDVTFRHTEHDGVKFWRNAPAKNLTWLREETPAGTLSVPCGSFFQVNPAGGAHLVKRFMETVKRLEPSRVIDLYAGAGLFGCAAAACGVSDILAVESDAAAAEAARFNLARRTANARVAAGDAGDALKELGREDAAHTLLIVDPPRNGLAFAAMQALTRSTLGQLVYVSCNPATWTRDAIRLGKGGFRLRRLELVNMFPRTEHFELFSEWVRD; encoded by the coding sequence ATGCGGACCGGAACTGAATTCCAGTGTGAGATCGAAACATGCGCCCTCGGCGGCGACGGCATCGCCCGCGTCGACGGAGAAGTCGTCTTTCTTCCCGGCACGCTGCCGGGAGAGAAGCTGATCGGGCGGATCACCGCCGAGAAGAAAAATTTTTCGCGGGCGGAAATCGTCCGCTTCGGCGCGACGAGCCCGCACCGGGTCGAACCCGGCTGTCCGTACTTCGGCCGCTGTCCCGGCTGCCGGTATCTGCACGCCGACTATGCGTATGAAACCGCCCTCAAGCAGCGGCAGCTGCTCGACCATATGAAAGCGGCGGGCTTCGAATGCGCTCCCGAAGCGGTCGCGGAGCCGTTCGCGCCGAAGCCGGAGCTCGGCTACCGCAACAAGATCGTTCTGCACACCCACAAAGTCAAGGGAGAAACCTTTTTCGGCTATGTCATGGCCGACAACACGACCGTCACCGATATCGCGAACTGCCCGCTGGCGAATCCGGCCATCAACGCGGAGCTTGCCGGACTGCGCGGCGACAAGGGGTTCCTCCACTCGCTGCACGAGGGGATGGACGTGACCTTCCGCCATACGGAGCACGACGGCGTCAAATTCTGGCGCAACGCTCCGGCGAAGAACCTGACATGGCTGCGCGAAGAGACTCCGGCCGGAACGCTGTCGGTGCCGTGCGGCAGCTTTTTTCAGGTCAACCCGGCCGGGGGCGCGCATCTGGTGAAGCGCTTCATGGAGACGGTGAAACGTCTGGAGCCGTCCCGGGTGATCGACCTCTACGCCGGAGCCGGGCTCTTCGGCTGCGCGGCGGCCGCATGCGGCGTAAGCGATATCCTCGCCGTCGAATCCGACGCCGCCGCCGCCGAAGCGGCCAGGTTCAACCTCGCCCGCCGCACCGCCAATGCCAGGGTCGCGGCCGGAGACGCCGGAGACGCACTGAAGGAGCTCGGGCGGGAGGATGCCGCGCACACGCTGCTCATCGTCGACCCTCCCCGCAACGGGCTCGCCTTCGCCGCGATGCAGGCGCTGACCCGCAGCACGCTCGGGCAGCTGGTCTATGTCTCCTGCAACCCGGCGACCTGGACGCGGGACGCGATCCGGCTCGGCAAGGGCGGCTTCCGCCTCCGCCGCCTCGAACTGGTCAATATGTTCCCGAGAACCGAACACTTCGAACTCTTCAGCGAATGGGTACGCGACTGA